A window from Leifsonia shinshuensis encodes these proteins:
- a CDS encoding UDP-N-acetylmuramate dehydrogenase, with translation MTDSATDASTDRIPALAELTTIRVGGAPAAFVPADDRDTLVRAVRDAVTSGEDWLVLGGGSNLVVADDGFDGTVIHVRTRGVERLSASDGRIRIRVQAGEPWDDLVALTVRNGWSGIEALSGIPGSTGAAPVQNIGAYGQELESALVGVEFLDEETGDVLYLRRDELGLGYRTSVLKRGRRGVVLSVDLELDDTTASDGVGAPLSAPVAYAQLADALAVPLGARVPVAELRRAVLALRSSKGMVLDPADPDSVSSGSFFTNPIVSESFARSLPRNAPRWPQEPAEPDAVIGLPPGGLHPLDVPPLATGEYTVKLSAAWLIENAGIHRGFALPGSGAGISSKHTLAIVNRGGGTAADVVQLADFIQSRVQAEFGVLLQPEPVMVGISL, from the coding sequence ATGACCGACTCTGCGACGGACGCCTCCACGGACCGCATCCCGGCACTCGCCGAGCTCACCACGATCCGCGTCGGCGGCGCGCCCGCGGCGTTCGTCCCGGCGGACGACCGCGACACCCTCGTCCGTGCCGTCCGAGACGCCGTGACCTCCGGCGAGGACTGGCTGGTCCTCGGCGGCGGGTCGAACCTCGTGGTCGCGGACGACGGGTTCGACGGCACCGTGATCCACGTGCGCACGCGCGGCGTGGAGAGGTTGTCCGCATCCGACGGCCGGATCCGCATCCGGGTGCAGGCGGGCGAGCCCTGGGACGACCTCGTCGCCCTGACCGTGCGCAACGGCTGGTCGGGCATCGAGGCGCTCTCCGGCATCCCCGGCTCGACCGGCGCCGCTCCCGTGCAGAACATCGGCGCGTACGGCCAGGAGCTCGAATCCGCCCTCGTCGGTGTCGAGTTCCTCGACGAGGAGACCGGCGACGTCCTGTACCTCCGCCGGGACGAGCTCGGTCTGGGGTACCGCACGTCCGTGCTGAAGCGCGGGCGTCGCGGCGTCGTCCTCTCCGTGGACCTGGAGCTGGATGACACCACCGCCTCCGACGGCGTGGGCGCTCCGTTGAGCGCGCCCGTCGCGTACGCGCAGCTGGCGGACGCGCTCGCGGTGCCGCTCGGGGCGCGCGTCCCCGTCGCCGAACTGCGCCGCGCCGTGCTCGCCCTGCGCTCGTCCAAGGGCATGGTGCTCGACCCTGCCGACCCCGACTCCGTGAGCTCCGGGTCGTTCTTCACCAACCCCATCGTCTCGGAGAGCTTCGCCCGCTCGCTGCCCCGCAACGCCCCGCGGTGGCCGCAGGAGCCGGCGGAGCCGGACGCCGTCATCGGGCTGCCGCCCGGAGGTCTGCACCCGCTCGACGTGCCGCCGCTCGCGACGGGCGAGTACACGGTCAAGCTCAGCGCGGCGTGGCTCATCGAGAACGCGGGCATCCACCGCGGGTTCGCGCTGCCCGGCTCGGGCGCCGGCATCTCCTCGAAGCACACGCTCGCCATCGTCAACCGCGGAGGAGGGACGGCCGCCGACGTCGTGCAGCTCGCCGACTTCATCCAGTCCCGGGTGCAGGCGGAGTTCGGAGTGCTGCTGCAGCCGGAACCCGTCATGGTGGGCATCTCGCTCTGA
- a CDS encoding RecQ family ATP-dependent DNA helicase, whose product MTTATDALLRLRTLVGRPDADFHDGQFEAISALVDDRRRALVVQRTGWGKSAVYFVATMLLRGRGAGPTILVSPLLALMRDQVAAAERAGVRAVTINSANRHEWEDVAARLRDDSVDVLLVSPERLNNPEFRDTQLPALVERSGLLVVDEAHCISDWGHDFRPDYRRLRDLIALLPDDVPVLATTATANERVVADVVEQLGSGREAEVLTIRGPLARRSLRLGVLPLPDATTRLAWLAGHLDDLPGSGIVYTLTVSAAEDTARVLRRAGHEAHAYTGQTDTAEREDLEGRLKRNEVKALVATSALGMGFDKPDLGFVVHLGAPSSPVAYYQQVGRAGRATENADVLLLPGPEDQAIWQYFATASMPSREKAAAVLDALDGQPQSTRVLESRVDLRASTLELLLKVLDVDGAVRRVSGGWVSTGAPWEYDEERYARIAAAREAEQRSMLEYESTTGCRMEFLQRALDDPAAGPCGRCDNCAGVWYPNDVDDAAAGEVGSLLDRVGVEIEPRKLWPTGADRLGVAVKGKLRPEQQLQPGRALARLTDLGWGGRLRELLADGAPDQQVPPAVLDACVRVLADWDWEARPAAVAAMPSRRRPLFVESLARGLAGVGRLPFAGTLGWRGAPPSGAPGGNSAFRLAAVWDRFTADGLEIPPGAPVLLVDDLVDSRWTITVAGQELLRTGASAVLPFAAAVRS is encoded by the coding sequence ATGACCACAGCGACCGACGCCCTCCTCCGCCTCCGCACGCTCGTCGGCCGGCCGGACGCCGACTTCCACGACGGGCAGTTCGAGGCGATCAGCGCCCTGGTCGACGACCGGCGGCGGGCGCTGGTCGTCCAGCGCACCGGGTGGGGCAAGTCAGCGGTCTACTTCGTGGCCACGATGCTGCTCCGGGGTCGCGGCGCCGGGCCGACCATCCTCGTCTCGCCGCTGCTCGCACTGATGCGCGACCAGGTCGCCGCCGCCGAACGCGCGGGTGTGCGAGCCGTCACGATCAATTCGGCCAACCGGCACGAGTGGGAGGACGTCGCCGCGCGGCTGCGCGACGACTCGGTGGATGTGCTGCTCGTCTCGCCGGAGCGGCTCAACAACCCCGAGTTCCGCGACACGCAACTGCCGGCCCTCGTCGAGCGCAGCGGACTCCTGGTGGTCGACGAGGCGCACTGCATCTCCGACTGGGGCCACGACTTCCGGCCCGACTACCGTCGCCTGCGCGACCTCATCGCGCTCCTGCCGGACGACGTACCCGTGCTCGCCACCACCGCGACAGCCAACGAACGCGTGGTGGCCGACGTGGTCGAACAGCTCGGTTCCGGGCGCGAGGCCGAGGTGCTGACCATCCGCGGCCCGCTCGCGCGGCGCTCGCTCCGGCTCGGGGTGCTCCCCCTCCCGGATGCCACCACCCGGCTCGCGTGGCTCGCCGGCCATCTCGACGACCTGCCGGGGAGCGGCATCGTCTACACGCTGACGGTCTCGGCCGCAGAGGACACCGCTCGTGTCCTCCGTCGCGCTGGGCACGAGGCGCACGCGTACACCGGGCAGACGGACACGGCGGAGCGCGAAGACCTCGAAGGTCGGCTGAAGCGCAACGAGGTGAAGGCGCTCGTCGCGACGAGCGCGCTGGGCATGGGCTTCGACAAGCCCGACCTGGGCTTCGTCGTGCACTTGGGCGCACCCTCCTCGCCGGTCGCGTACTACCAGCAGGTCGGTCGCGCCGGGCGCGCGACGGAGAACGCCGACGTGCTGCTCCTGCCCGGCCCGGAGGACCAGGCGATCTGGCAGTACTTCGCCACGGCGTCCATGCCGTCCCGCGAGAAGGCCGCCGCGGTTCTCGACGCTCTCGACGGCCAGCCGCAGTCGACGCGGGTGCTCGAGAGCCGGGTCGACCTCCGTGCCTCGACGCTCGAGCTGTTGCTCAAGGTGCTCGATGTCGACGGCGCAGTCCGGCGCGTGAGCGGTGGCTGGGTCTCGACCGGCGCTCCGTGGGAGTACGACGAGGAACGCTACGCGCGGATCGCTGCGGCTCGCGAGGCCGAACAGCGGTCGATGCTGGAGTACGAGTCGACGACGGGCTGCCGCATGGAGTTCCTCCAGCGCGCTCTCGACGATCCGGCCGCAGGCCCGTGCGGGCGCTGCGACAACTGCGCGGGCGTCTGGTACCCGAACGACGTGGATGATGCCGCGGCAGGCGAGGTCGGCTCGCTGCTCGACCGCGTCGGGGTGGAGATCGAACCGCGCAAGCTCTGGCCCACCGGGGCCGACCGGCTCGGCGTCGCGGTGAAGGGCAAGCTGCGCCCGGAACAGCAATTGCAGCCGGGGCGCGCGCTGGCGCGGCTCACCGATCTCGGCTGGGGCGGCCGGCTGCGCGAGCTGCTCGCCGACGGCGCACCCGACCAGCAGGTGCCTCCGGCCGTGCTCGACGCCTGCGTCCGCGTCCTCGCGGATTGGGACTGGGAGGCGCGTCCGGCAGCCGTCGCCGCGATGCCCTCCCGACGGCGACCGCTCTTCGTGGAGTCTCTCGCACGGGGCCTGGCGGGCGTCGGCCGGCTCCCGTTCGCCGGGACGCTCGGCTGGCGCGGCGCTCCCCCGTCGGGAGCGCCGGGTGGGAACAGCGCGTTCCGGCTGGCCGCAGTGTGGGATCGATTCACGGCGGACGGCCTGGAGATCCCGCCCGGGGCGCCGGTCCTGCTCGTGGACGACCTGGTCGACAGCCGCTGGACGATCACCGTCGCGGGGCAGGAGCTCCTGCGCACCGGCGCGTCGGCCGTGCTGCCGTTCGCCGCCGCCGTCCGCAGCTGA
- a CDS encoding GIY-YIG nuclease family protein, with amino-acid sequence MDTVCALCERPAHPGSSLRLCLTHLLEAHDEVDAEFGVTDLLPSPCAFCGSRLGVRYPSGWLCAVCEWRVGEPPPDDARTARVDVVYYLRFRDRIKIGTTANPAQRISALPHDEVLAFERGDRLLEHRRHEQFAHLRIPGTEWFETDAALLDHVGLVAAGAPDPWMLLARWRSEAAAVHG; translated from the coding sequence ATGGACACCGTCTGCGCGCTGTGCGAGCGGCCCGCGCATCCGGGCTCGTCCCTCCGGCTCTGCCTGACGCATCTGCTGGAGGCGCACGACGAGGTGGATGCGGAGTTCGGCGTGACGGATCTGCTGCCGTCGCCGTGCGCGTTCTGCGGTTCGCGGCTGGGCGTCCGCTATCCGTCGGGCTGGCTCTGCGCGGTCTGCGAGTGGCGGGTGGGCGAGCCGCCACCCGACGATGCGAGGACGGCACGGGTGGACGTCGTCTACTACCTGCGCTTCCGCGACCGCATCAAGATCGGGACGACGGCCAACCCGGCGCAGCGAATCTCGGCCCTCCCCCACGACGAAGTGCTCGCCTTCGAGCGGGGCGACCGCCTGCTGGAGCACCGGCGGCACGAACAGTTCGCGCACCTCCGCATCCCGGGCACGGAGTGGTTCGAGACCGACGCGGCCCTGCTCGACCACGTCGGTCTCGTGGCGGCCGGCGCGCCCGACCCGTGGATGCTCCTCGCCCGCTGGCGCAGCGAGGCGGCAGCCGTCCACGGGTGA
- a CDS encoding MFS transporter yields the protein MSRSHPGLTFAILALSVGSFATLQSLVVPVLPVIQSDLHTTTAGVTWTMTAWLIAAAVATPLLGRVGDLVGKRRILVLALLAVGVGSVVAGVAPTIGGVIAGRVIQGLGGAMFPLAFGIIRDEFPARRLPSAIGAIASIIAIGSGLGTVLAGPLAAALSWRGLFLLPVALTGSAAVLALIFIPESPTRATGRVNPWAAVLLSGWLIALLLPLSTGAQWGWSSPAVIGLFIAAALLLAAWVIVELRSRSPLVDMRLMREPGVWSMNAAAVFIGASMFAVFAFFPRFVQTPASTGYGLGASVAESGMLMLPMLVTMAVTGFLSGPLARWVGFRAQIVLSAAIMGAASLSLAFLHGSLVSVAAASGVFGIGLGLIYAAITSVVVQSVPPTQTGIASGMNANLRTVGSAVGAAVMTALVTGAIAPDGLPAESGYTEGFATAGALALAAGVVTVVAAGIMRSARVRSARVEASAAADVVAADAPVGVVATADVEAAGELSLLPEAAIREAAEMARLAAKVERDGDTRRLRPAETLEVA from the coding sequence ATGTCTCGATCCCACCCCGGCCTGACCTTCGCCATCCTGGCGTTGAGCGTCGGCTCGTTCGCCACACTCCAGTCCCTCGTCGTCCCCGTCCTGCCCGTCATCCAGTCCGACCTGCACACCACCACCGCGGGCGTGACCTGGACCATGACCGCCTGGCTCATCGCCGCCGCCGTCGCCACGCCGCTCCTCGGGCGGGTGGGCGACCTCGTCGGCAAGCGCCGCATCCTCGTCCTCGCTTTGCTCGCCGTCGGCGTCGGAAGCGTGGTCGCGGGCGTGGCGCCGACCATCGGCGGCGTCATCGCCGGCCGCGTCATCCAGGGCCTCGGCGGGGCGATGTTCCCGCTCGCGTTCGGCATCATCCGCGACGAGTTCCCCGCTCGTCGCCTCCCCTCCGCGATCGGCGCCATCGCCTCCATCATCGCCATCGGCAGCGGCCTGGGCACCGTCCTCGCGGGACCGCTCGCGGCCGCGCTCAGCTGGCGCGGGCTGTTCCTGCTCCCGGTCGCCCTCACCGGCTCCGCCGCGGTGCTCGCACTGATCTTCATCCCGGAGTCGCCGACCCGCGCGACCGGACGCGTCAACCCGTGGGCGGCCGTCCTGCTGTCCGGCTGGCTGATCGCGCTGCTGCTGCCGCTCAGCACGGGCGCGCAGTGGGGATGGTCGTCGCCGGCCGTCATCGGCCTCTTCATCGCCGCAGCGCTGCTGCTCGCCGCCTGGGTGATCGTCGAGCTCCGCTCCCGCAGCCCGCTGGTCGACATGCGTCTCATGCGGGAGCCGGGCGTCTGGTCGATGAACGCCGCCGCCGTCTTCATCGGAGCGTCGATGTTCGCCGTGTTCGCCTTCTTCCCCCGCTTCGTGCAGACGCCCGCCTCGACCGGGTACGGGCTCGGTGCGTCGGTCGCGGAGTCCGGGATGCTGATGCTCCCCATGCTCGTGACGATGGCCGTGACCGGCTTCCTCAGCGGACCGCTGGCGCGCTGGGTCGGCTTCCGCGCGCAGATCGTGCTGTCGGCGGCGATCATGGGCGCTGCGAGCCTGTCGCTGGCCTTCCTCCACGGGTCGCTCGTCTCGGTCGCTGCGGCGTCCGGTGTCTTCGGCATCGGCCTCGGGCTCATCTACGCGGCCATCACCAGCGTCGTGGTGCAGAGCGTGCCGCCGACCCAGACCGGCATCGCCAGCGGCATGAACGCGAACCTGCGCACGGTGGGCTCCGCCGTCGGGGCGGCCGTCATGACGGCGCTGGTGACCGGTGCGATCGCGCCGGACGGCCTGCCCGCCGAGAGCGGCTACACCGAGGGGTTCGCCACCGCCGGAGCGCTCGCGCTCGCCGCGGGCGTGGTGACCGTGGTCGCCGCGGGGATCATGCGGTCGGCCCGGGTGCGCTCGGCGAGGGTCGAGGCGTCTGCTGCTGCGGACGTCGTCGCGGCCGACGCGCCGGTCGGCGTCGTCGCCACTGCGGACGTCGAGGCCGCCGGCGAGCTCTCCCTGCTGCCGGAGGCGGCGATCCGCGAGGCCGCAGAGATGGCGCGCCTCGCCGCCAAGGTGGAGCGCGACGGCGACACCCGCCGTCTCCGCCCCGCGGAGACCCTCGAGGTCGCCTGA
- a CDS encoding response regulator transcription factor, which translates to MSETDGTARPVTVVVVDDHSIFRSGLRADLDERLRVVGEAADVDAAVAAIVGSRPDVVLLDVHLPGGAGGGGAEVIRLVVEQGGASRFLALSVSDAAEDVVGVIRAGARGYLTKGSSGRQVSDAVLAVAGGDAVFSPRLAGFVLDAFGAASGEQAETTDELDRLSAREREVMRLIARGYAYKEVAAELFISIKTVETHVSAVLRKLQLSSRHELTAWALERKLL; encoded by the coding sequence ATGAGCGAGACAGACGGCACCGCGCGACCGGTCACGGTCGTGGTGGTCGACGACCACTCCATCTTCCGTTCCGGGCTCCGCGCCGACCTGGACGAGCGCCTGCGCGTGGTGGGGGAGGCGGCCGATGTGGATGCGGCGGTCGCCGCCATCGTCGGGTCGCGGCCGGATGTGGTGCTGCTCGACGTCCACCTGCCCGGTGGTGCGGGCGGCGGCGGCGCCGAGGTGATCCGACTGGTCGTGGAGCAGGGGGGCGCCAGCCGCTTCCTGGCGCTCAGCGTCTCCGACGCCGCGGAGGACGTGGTCGGCGTCATCCGCGCCGGCGCGCGTGGGTACCTCACCAAGGGCAGCTCCGGGCGTCAGGTGAGCGACGCCGTCCTCGCCGTGGCCGGCGGCGACGCGGTCTTCTCGCCGCGCCTGGCCGGGTTCGTCCTCGACGCGTTCGGAGCGGCGTCGGGGGAGCAGGCGGAGACGACGGACGAGCTGGACCGCCTCTCGGCGCGCGAGCGCGAGGTGATGCGGCTGATCGCGCGCGGCTACGCCTACAAGGAGGTGGCCGCCGAGTTGTTCATCTCCATCAAGACGGTCGAGACCCACGTGTCGGCCGTGCTCCGCAAGCTCCAGCTGTCGTCGCGCCACGAGCTCACCGCCTGGGCGCTGGAGCGCAAGCTGCTCTGA
- the secE gene encoding preprotein translocase subunit SecE translates to MARKVIDEPSEEIVANAKKDRAERRNPFARIALFIRQVIGELKKVVTPTRKELFSYTGVVLVFVIIMMALVSLLDWVFGMGVVWVFGNPK, encoded by the coding sequence GTGGCCCGAAAGGTAATCGACGAGCCGAGCGAGGAGATCGTCGCCAACGCGAAGAAGGATCGCGCTGAGCGGCGCAACCCCTTCGCGCGGATCGCCCTGTTCATCCGCCAGGTCATCGGCGAGCTCAAGAAGGTCGTCACTCCGACCCGCAAGGAGCTCTTCAGCTACACCGGCGTGGTGCTCGTTTTCGTGATCATCATGATGGCTCTCGTGTCCCTCCTTGACTGGGTGTTCGGCATGGGTGTCGTCTGGGTCTTCGGAAACCCGAAGTAG
- a CDS encoding PspC domain-containing protein: protein MSSTAPAGPRTRAGRPPLARPRTCVVGGVSVALADHLGWPLAAVRWAFVGLTFLGGGGILLYLWLWALTPLRPAGAADPADGVRRRVNVPWVLAGAGAVAGISAIVLAAGGALGAGFGALAACALLLVFAVAWEQLADEEPAAFAPLTPTVFRISCGAFLVVVALALAVTQDAGGPGVLWLGILITVLAGAAVLVAPWGLRLWRELISERTARIKEEQRAEMAAHLHDSVLQTLALIQNRAGASSEVGRIARAQERELREWLYADAAAAPSGAERDLAGELREVAAALEVDHAVHFDVVSVGEPVRTAPSELGAAAREAMLNAARHAGGEVSVYIEHAGERVDVFVRDRGPGFDVDALPEGRLGVRESIIGRMRRAGGRATVAPRDSGTEIQLSIDLPGEATGTT, encoded by the coding sequence ATGTCCTCCACTGCTCCCGCCGGACCGCGCACGCGCGCCGGGCGCCCGCCGCTGGCGCGTCCGCGCACCTGCGTGGTGGGCGGGGTGAGCGTCGCCCTGGCCGATCATCTCGGCTGGCCGCTCGCCGCCGTGCGGTGGGCGTTCGTCGGTCTGACCTTCCTGGGCGGCGGTGGGATCCTGCTCTATCTGTGGCTGTGGGCGCTGACGCCCCTGCGCCCCGCCGGAGCCGCGGACCCGGCGGACGGCGTGCGGCGCCGGGTCAACGTGCCGTGGGTGCTCGCCGGGGCGGGCGCCGTCGCCGGCATCTCGGCGATCGTGCTCGCCGCGGGCGGCGCGCTCGGCGCGGGCTTCGGCGCGCTGGCCGCCTGCGCCCTGCTCCTGGTCTTCGCCGTCGCGTGGGAGCAGCTGGCGGACGAGGAGCCCGCCGCCTTCGCGCCGCTGACCCCGACGGTGTTCCGCATCTCGTGCGGTGCGTTCCTGGTCGTCGTCGCGCTGGCGCTCGCCGTGACGCAGGACGCGGGCGGCCCCGGCGTGCTCTGGCTCGGCATCCTGATCACCGTGCTCGCCGGTGCGGCCGTGCTGGTGGCGCCGTGGGGGCTGCGGCTGTGGCGCGAGCTGATCTCCGAGCGCACGGCCCGCATCAAGGAGGAGCAGCGTGCCGAGATGGCCGCGCACCTCCACGACTCCGTCCTGCAGACGCTGGCGCTGATCCAGAACCGGGCCGGCGCGTCGAGCGAGGTGGGCCGGATCGCGCGGGCGCAGGAGCGGGAGCTGCGCGAGTGGCTCTACGCCGATGCTGCCGCGGCACCCTCCGGCGCCGAGCGCGACCTCGCCGGCGAGCTGCGGGAGGTCGCCGCGGCCCTCGAGGTGGACCACGCGGTGCACTTCGACGTCGTCTCGGTCGGGGAGCCGGTGCGCACTGCGCCGTCCGAGCTGGGGGCGGCCGCGCGCGAGGCGATGCTCAACGCGGCCCGGCACGCGGGCGGCGAGGTGTCCGTCTACATCGAGCACGCGGGGGAGCGGGTCGACGTGTTCGTGCGCGACCGCGGACCGGGGTTCGACGTGGATGCGCTTCCCGAAGGCCGCCTCGGCGTCAGAGAATCGATCATCGGCCGGATGCGCCGTGCGGGCGGGCGCGCGACGGTCGCGCCGCGGGACTCCGGCACCGAGATCCAGCTGAGCATCGACCTCCCCGGCGAGGCGACCGGGACGACGTGA
- the nusG gene encoding transcription termination/antitermination protein NusG, producing the protein MSETNRDDVDWAPAAEQSSEDDEAQTGNVLASEDEASDAAEHEALHVVADDGTEVDLDAVLDAMAEAVDPEADRIVDEALEVDSADEAEAAADAVEDEEEEAVADPYEAFRTELRSKIGKWYVIHSYAGFERRVKSNIENRMVSMNMEDYIYEVQVPMEDVVEIKNGQRKMVNRVRIPGYVLVRMDLNEDSWSVVRHTPGVTGFVGNAHNPTPLRFEEAFSMLKSLVQVEAAPAKGAAKGQKSAARVIPAEVDFEIGETITIKEGSFAGLPGSISEIKPESGKLTVLVSLFERETPVELSFDQVTKL; encoded by the coding sequence GTGTCTGAGACGAATCGCGACGACGTGGACTGGGCCCCCGCTGCGGAGCAGTCCTCCGAAGACGACGAGGCGCAGACCGGCAACGTCCTCGCCAGCGAGGACGAGGCGTCCGACGCGGCCGAGCACGAGGCGCTGCACGTCGTCGCCGACGACGGCACCGAGGTCGACCTCGACGCCGTGCTCGACGCGATGGCGGAAGCGGTCGACCCCGAGGCCGACCGCATCGTGGACGAGGCCCTCGAGGTCGACAGCGCGGACGAGGCCGAGGCGGCCGCCGACGCCGTCGAGGACGAGGAGGAGGAGGCTGTCGCCGACCCCTACGAGGCGTTCCGCACGGAGCTGCGCTCCAAGATCGGCAAGTGGTACGTCATCCACTCGTACGCGGGCTTCGAGCGCCGCGTGAAGTCCAACATCGAGAACCGCATGGTCTCGATGAACATGGAGGACTACATCTACGAGGTCCAGGTCCCGATGGAGGACGTGGTCGAGATCAAGAACGGCCAGCGCAAGATGGTCAACCGGGTCCGCATCCCCGGTTACGTGCTCGTCCGCATGGACCTCAACGAGGACAGCTGGTCCGTCGTCCGCCACACGCCGGGTGTCACCGGCTTCGTCGGCAACGCGCACAACCCCACGCCGCTGCGCTTCGAGGAGGCCTTCTCGATGCTGAAGAGCCTCGTGCAGGTCGAGGCCGCTCCGGCCAAGGGCGCCGCCAAGGGTCAGAAGTCCGCTGCGCGCGTCATCCCCGCCGAGGTCGACTTCGAGATCGGCGAGACCATCACCATCAAGGAGGGCTCGTTCGCGGGCCTGCCGGGCTCGATCAGCGAGATCAAGCCGGAGAGCGGCAAGCTCACCGTGCTCGTGTCCCTGTTCGAGCGCGAGACGCCGGTCGAGCTCAGCTTCGACCAGGTCACGAAGCTCTAG
- a CDS encoding MaoC family dehydratase N-terminal domain-containing protein, which produces MPVNPELQGREFPPTRPYLVGREKVREFARAVFATDPISFDVDAARAAGHRDLVAPPTFPVVVQESTLAQLLAEPDAGIDFTRVVHGDQRFSFSRPVFAGDELTATLRVTSVKTLGAHSMVTAESTIVDADGAHVVTATSTLVVRGDE; this is translated from the coding sequence GTGCCAGTGAATCCAGAGCTGCAGGGGCGGGAGTTCCCGCCGACCCGGCCGTACCTCGTGGGGCGGGAGAAGGTGCGCGAGTTCGCCCGCGCCGTCTTCGCTACCGACCCCATCAGCTTCGACGTGGATGCGGCGCGTGCCGCCGGCCACCGCGACCTGGTGGCGCCGCCCACGTTCCCGGTCGTCGTGCAGGAGTCGACCCTCGCCCAGCTGCTCGCGGAACCGGACGCCGGGATCGACTTCACCCGCGTCGTCCACGGCGATCAGCGCTTCAGCTTCAGCCGGCCCGTCTTCGCGGGCGACGAGCTCACGGCGACGCTCCGCGTGACCTCCGTGAAGACGCTCGGCGCGCACTCGATGGTCACCGCCGAGTCCACCATCGTCGACGCGGACGGCGCACACGTGGTGACCGCCACATCCACCCTGGTCGTGCGAGGAGACGAGTGA
- a CDS encoding MaoC family dehydratase produces MTTSGTTPDFDALTVGDVVAERTFAVSRDSLVRYAGASGDFNPIHYRDDVATAVGLPGVIAHGMLTMGLAVQPVVDWAGDPALIADFQVRFTRPVVVDPDDGAEVTVTAKVGQLDTESRIARIDLTTTFAGETVLGKAQVRVRFA; encoded by the coding sequence ATGACGACATCCGGCACGACCCCCGACTTCGACGCGCTGACCGTGGGCGACGTGGTCGCCGAGCGGACGTTCGCGGTGAGCCGCGACTCGCTGGTGCGCTACGCCGGCGCCTCCGGCGACTTCAACCCGATCCACTACCGCGACGACGTCGCGACGGCGGTCGGCCTCCCCGGTGTGATCGCCCACGGGATGCTGACCATGGGACTCGCCGTGCAGCCGGTCGTCGACTGGGCCGGCGATCCGGCTCTGATCGCCGACTTCCAGGTGCGTTTCACCCGCCCGGTGGTGGTGGACCCGGACGACGGCGCCGAGGTGACGGTGACGGCGAAGGTGGGCCAGCTCGACACGGAGTCCCGGATCGCCCGCATCGACCTGACCACGACGTTCGCCGGCGAGACGGTCCTCGGCAAGGCGCAGGTGCGCGTCCGATTCGCATGA
- a CDS encoding PspC domain-containing protein produces MSQNESTRPVGTPGNPYGGPRTGFSGRGTRFFDWMRGLGVVRSDGWLGGVCAGIAYRLGIDPLIVRGIVVVAGILGAPVLLLYAAAWALLPDRDGRIHLQSLFEGDFEPPIVAIGVMLLLSLLPWTSGFWWAHGAFWDVSAWGDLVGRLVWTLVVIGAVVALIVVAVRASESRSAGGAPQAAWAAGAASTTTPTGPAADTAAPAEAASSEPSPDTAESDTIQLDVAAEPTPPPAPVPGASPTDLADWQQRQAQWRAEHAAWKQRLAADMRAVKAQRSAELRAQVAVASADAAARREAYRAANPRVGAAVGWLAVGLALVAGSLVAIVWPQLAGVARFTTAAGFAAATLVVGVVVLIAGLARRRSGFLIFLGILLAVLTGVALLLAGDGVAGFRITGEGLPVLLQH; encoded by the coding sequence ATGTCACAGAACGAATCGACCCGGCCGGTGGGGACCCCCGGCAACCCGTACGGAGGACCGCGGACCGGCTTCTCCGGCCGCGGCACCCGGTTCTTCGACTGGATGCGCGGCCTCGGCGTGGTCCGGTCCGACGGCTGGCTCGGCGGCGTCTGCGCCGGGATCGCCTACCGGCTGGGCATCGACCCGCTGATCGTGCGCGGCATCGTCGTGGTCGCCGGCATCCTCGGCGCCCCGGTGCTGCTGCTCTACGCGGCCGCCTGGGCGCTCCTCCCGGACCGCGACGGCCGCATCCACCTGCAGAGCCTGTTCGAGGGCGACTTCGAGCCGCCCATCGTCGCGATCGGCGTGATGCTGCTGCTCTCCCTGCTCCCCTGGACGAGCGGCTTCTGGTGGGCGCACGGCGCCTTCTGGGACGTCTCCGCCTGGGGAGACCTCGTCGGCAGGCTGGTGTGGACGCTCGTCGTGATCGGCGCGGTCGTCGCGCTGATCGTCGTGGCGGTGCGGGCGTCGGAGTCGCGGTCGGCAGGCGGCGCCCCGCAGGCTGCGTGGGCCGCCGGCGCGGCGAGTACGACGACGCCGACCGGCCCTGCGGCGGACACCGCGGCACCGGCTGAGGCGGCCTCTTCGGAGCCGTCGCCCGACACCGCGGAGTCGGACACGATCCAGCTGGACGTCGCCGCAGAGCCCACTCCTCCGCCCGCCCCGGTCCCGGGCGCCTCTCCCACCGACCTCGCCGACTGGCAGCAGCGCCAGGCGCAGTGGCGGGCGGAGCACGCCGCGTGGAAGCAGCGCCTCGCCGCCGACATGCGGGCCGTGAAGGCGCAGCGCTCCGCCGAGCTCCGCGCCCAGGTGGCCGTGGCGTCCGCCGACGCCGCCGCCCGCCGTGAGGCGTACCGCGCCGCGAACCCGCGGGTCGGGGCGGCCGTCGGCTGGCTCGCGGTGGGGCTCGCCCTCGTCGCGGGCTCGCTCGTCGCGATCGTCTGGCCGCAGCTGGCCGGTGTCGCGCGGTTCACGACGGCTGCCGGATTCGCAGCCGCGACCCTCGTGGTCGGCGTGGTGGTGCTCATCGCCGGTCTGGCCCGCCGCCGGAGCGGGTTCCTCATCTTCCTGGGGATCCTGCTCGCGGTCCTCACGGGAGTCGCCCTTCTCCTCGCGGGCGACGGCGTCGCCGGCTTCCGCATCACGGGCGAGGGCCTCCCCGTCCTGCTCCAGCACTGA